From the Gammaproteobacteria bacterium genome, the window TCCGTAGACGGTTCTATCGCGGTGTGAGGCTGTGTCAGGCCTGGGAGGATCTGCCTCAAATTACCATTGCCGCAGCCGAGGGCATGATGGTTGGAGCGGGCTGTGCACTGGGTCTGGCCTGTGATTGGCGCGTACTGGCGAGGGATGCTTACTTGTTTGTTCCGGAGGTGCAGGTTGGTCTGAACCTTCAGTGGGGTGCGTTGCCGCGATTGATGACGTTGGTCGGTCCTGCCCGAGCGAAAGAGATTTGTCTTCTGGGTGAGAAAATGTCGCCGGATCAGGCGCTTGATTGGGGGCTTGTCAGTCGCTTAGCGGAACCTGGTCAATCAGTCGATGTCGCACTCGGGCTGGCACAACGGTGTGCTACCAATCCGCCGATAGCATCTGCTATGGTCAAAGAAGCGGTCAACGCAATTGCCGGCGCACTGCACAAGGTTGGCAGTTATGCTGATGCGGATCAGAGCCAGTTAAGTGGTACAAATCAGACTGCGGCTGCAGCCAGGAGGCGGTTCGCGGACAAAAAATAGCGGTTCTCCCTAATCCTTCAGATTCAACTGGCAATGATCCCACTACCGGAAGGCCTTCGCTCCCGTCAAGTCGACAACGGCAACGGTCTGAATATGCATGTGCTTGAGGCTGGTTTTGAAACAGAAGATCGGCCGTGTGTAATGTTGCTACACGGTTTTCCTGAACTGGCCTATAGCTGGCGGAAGGTGATGCCCATGCTCGCACAGGCCGGGTATTACGTGGTAGCTCCGGACCAGCGCGGGTACGGCGATACACTGGGCTGGGAAGCCAACTACGACGGTGATACGCGTGCTTTCGGGATGCTCAATCTTGTCCGCGATGTACTGGGGCTTGCATGGGCGCTGGATATCGACAGAGTTGCTGCGGTCGTCGGTCACGATTTTGGTTCACCCGTTGCCGCGTACTGTGCTTTGCTGCGCCCCGATGTATTTTGTTCGGTCGCGATGATGAGCGCACCGTTTGCCGGTCCACCCGGTGTCTCCAGCAACTCAGGCACCCTGATCCACGACCAGTTAGCAACCCTTCAAAGGCCGCGTAAGCACTATCAGTGGTACTACTCGACTCCTGAGGCTAACGCTGACATGTACGTCTGTGCTCAGGGTGTGCACGACTTTCTGCGGGCTTATTTTCACTATAAGAGTGCTGACTGGCCTGACAACCGACCGTATCCGCTGGCAGCCTGGTCAGCTGAGGAATTGGCGAAGATGCCGACCTACTACATCATGGATCTTGATCAGAATATGGCCGAGACCGTCGCACTGTACATGCCAGGCCAGAAACAGATAGCACGATGCGATTGGTTGACGGAAGATGAACTGTTGGTTTACAGCAAAGCCTTTGCTAAGACCGGCTTTCAGGGTGGTCTGAACTGGTATCGATGTGCTACTTCCGAGACCTACCAACGGGAGCTAATGTTGTTTGCCGATCAGCGTATCGATGTGCCAGCCTGCTTTATTGCAGGCAAAAGTGACTGGGGGGTTTACCAGAAGCCCGGCGACTTCGAAAAGTTCAAGACTGGTGTCTGTTCGCAGGTGCCTAGAACTCATTTAATTAGAGATGCGGGTCACTGGGTCCAGCAGGAGCAACCCGAAAGGGTTGCCCAGTTGTTGATCGAGTTTCTTCAACCATACAGGCACTCGGACCAATGAACGCACTGTTGGATTACAGCGGCTAAATGGCCGTGACAATGAGGCCCGCCGTTTTGCTGCTCACTAGACTGCAACTTTGAAGGTCGCCGTAATCGGAGCTGGTGCTGCGGGCCTAGTCGCGGCGAGTGAACTTTCAAAATCTGGTCACGAGGTGAGCGTATTTGAGCAGTCGTCCCGGGTAGGAGGCATCTGGGTATATGAGGCCGCATCAGAGCTCGATCCACTGGGACAGACAGGTCCACGATTACATGCATCCATGCATGCATCGTTGCGTACTAATTTGCCGCGTGACTTGATGGCATTTTTTGATTTCCCGTTTGATTCGTCAGGTGGTGGTATCGACGAGTGGCCCCGCTATCCGGGTCACGCACAGGTGCTGTATTACCTGGAAGAATTTGCAGATGCATTCTCAATACGGCAACGGATTCGATTCAACGCTAAAGTGCTGCAGGCGGTGTATGACGACCGGTGGCTGTTGACAATAGATGGTGACAACGGTTCAGCCACTGAGGCATTCGATGCATTGATGGTATGTAATGGGCACTACACCGAACCGAGGGTCCCTGACATTCCAGGATCAGATCATTTCCCCGCCAGCTGTGTGCACAGTCATAACTACCGGTCACCCGATGGATTTGCAGGAATGCAGGTCGCAATAGTGGGGACTGCGTCATCAGGTGCAGACCTGAGTCAAGAGATCGCGGTTGCTGTCGAACGGGTCTATTGGTGTGGCAGCGAG encodes:
- a CDS encoding alpha/beta hydrolase, with the protein product MIPLPEGLRSRQVDNGNGLNMHVLEAGFETEDRPCVMLLHGFPELAYSWRKVMPMLAQAGYYVVAPDQRGYGDTLGWEANYDGDTRAFGMLNLVRDVLGLAWALDIDRVAAVVGHDFGSPVAAYCALLRPDVFCSVAMMSAPFAGPPGVSSNSGTLIHDQLATLQRPRKHYQWYYSTPEANADMYVCAQGVHDFLRAYFHYKSADWPDNRPYPLAAWSAEELAKMPTYYIMDLDQNMAETVALYMPGQKQIARCDWLTEDELLVYSKAFAKTGFQGGLNWYRCATSETYQRELMLFADQRIDVPACFIAGKSDWGVYQKPGDFEKFKTGVCSQVPRTHLIRDAGHWVQQEQPERVAQLLIEFLQPYRHSDQ
- a CDS encoding NAD(P)-binding domain-containing protein produces the protein MKVAVIGAGAAGLVAASELSKSGHEVSVFEQSSRVGGIWVYEAASELDPLGQTGPRLHASMHASLRTNLPRDLMAFFDFPFDSSGGGIDEWPRYPGHAQVLYYLEEFADAFSIRQRIRFNAKVLQAVYDDRWLLTIDGDNGSATEAFDALMVCNGHYTEPRVPDIPGSDHFPASCVHSHNYRSPDGFAGMQVAIVGTASSGADLSQEIAVAVERVYWCGSEKAARLKKTEHLKNVTSCGPIRSLIDDGRIELEDRTLIGPVDSLVFATGYHYRFRFLSEHLIQVRDNWVTPLYQDLLCITQPTLALIGLPFKIIPFPIFQIQARWFARMLNGEFDLPTVSRMHEAKDARAEQLRSAGILQRNYHALDNEQYDYYDRLAQECGDSPLPDWYRELGQAARRHVQRWPGCFRDRFLDVHGAPTRYPQSGSPQ
- a CDS encoding enoyl-CoA hydratase/isomerase family protein, with product LLAEDLTVRSVVLTGASAAFSSGIDLKDAQNWDLEAMNDLEIRRRFYRGVRLCQAWEDLPQITIAAAEGMMVGAGCALGLACDWRVLARDAYLFVPEVQVGLNLQWGALPRLMTLVGPARAKEICLLGEKMSPDQALDWGLVSRLAEPGQSVDVALGLAQRCATNPPIASAMVKEAVNAIAGALHKVGSYADADQSQLSGTNQTAAAARRRFADKK